In Janthinobacterium sp. 67, a genomic segment contains:
- a CDS encoding FecR domain-containing protein, with amino-acid sequence MRGTTVYAQGQPIDLAIAMQAAEWLATLMSGETTAAETTAWQQWRQAHPDHERAWQHIESASGGLRELDAQASRTALTQRSRPASTISRRRSLQLLAWVSAIGLTGWFGARSEYAPDMARAALADLSTGVGERRELTLPDGSRLHLNSGSAVNIRYTGTQRLLQLVRGEVFIATARETGMPYRPFLVETAQGQAQALGTRYSVRQADGSTLVAVEEGAVRLTPRHGDANPVIRAGQGGGMTAQGTLPAHAVSPDVWAWRQGLLLADAMPLRDFLHELSRYRHGLLGCDDAVAGLRISGVFPLADLDAVLLSLPDSLPVDVRLRTRYWVQVEARQPR; translated from the coding sequence ATGCGCGGCACCACCGTCTACGCACAGGGCCAGCCCATCGACCTGGCCATCGCCATGCAGGCAGCCGAATGGCTGGCCACCCTGATGAGCGGCGAAACGACGGCGGCGGAAACAACAGCCTGGCAGCAGTGGCGCCAGGCGCACCCCGACCATGAGCGGGCATGGCAACACATCGAAAGCGCCAGCGGCGGCTTGCGCGAACTCGATGCGCAGGCCAGCCGCACGGCGTTGACACAGCGCTCCCGCCCTGCCTCGACCATCTCGCGCCGCCGCAGCCTGCAGTTGCTGGCGTGGGTATCGGCCATCGGCCTCACGGGCTGGTTCGGCGCGCGCTCGGAATACGCGCCCGACATGGCCCGCGCCGCGCTGGCCGACCTGTCCACCGGCGTGGGCGAACGCCGCGAGCTGACCCTGCCCGACGGCAGCCGTCTGCACCTGAACAGCGGCAGCGCCGTCAACATCCGCTACACGGGCACGCAGCGCCTGTTGCAGCTGGTGCGGGGCGAAGTGTTCATCGCCACCGCCCGCGAAACGGGCATGCCCTACCGCCCTTTCCTCGTCGAAACGGCGCAAGGCCAGGCGCAGGCGCTGGGCACGCGCTACTCGGTGCGCCAGGCCGATGGCAGCACCCTGGTCGCCGTCGAGGAAGGCGCCGTCCGGCTGACGCCGCGCCATGGCGACGCCAACCCCGTGATACGCGCGGGCCAGGGCGGCGGCATGACGGCACAGGGCACCCTGCCCGCGCACGCCGTCTCGCCCGACGTCTGGGCCTGGCGCCAGGGCTTGCTGCTGGCCGACGCCATGCCGCTGCGCGACTTCCTGCATGAGCTGAGCCGCTACCGCCACGGCTTGCTGGGCTGCGACGATGCCGTCGCCGGCCTGCGCATCTCCGGCGTCTTCCCGCTGGCCGACCTGGACGCCGTGCTGCTGTCGCTGCCCGATTCCCTTCCCGTGGACGTGCGCCTGCGCACGCGCTACTGGGTACAGGTCGAGGCGCGCCAGCCGCGCTGA
- a CDS encoding sigma-70 family RNA polymerase sigma factor: protein MLSAPSPPSDFQALYAQHHSWLLHWLKRRLHDAGLAGDLAQDTFIKIFVARSSAGIAQPRPFLATIAKRLLANHCRREELERAYLDALLHQPQASTPSPEAMSILLESLQLVDRALDQLSAKARAAFLLAHLDGMTYAEIAAELGTTTHSVKKYLSKANLLCFFAVPDFAAS, encoded by the coding sequence ATGCTGTCCGCCCCTTCCCCGCCATCCGATTTCCAGGCCCTGTATGCCCAGCACCACTCGTGGCTGCTGCACTGGCTGAAGCGCCGCCTGCACGATGCGGGGCTGGCCGGCGACCTGGCGCAGGATACCTTCATCAAGATCTTCGTTGCGCGCAGCAGTGCCGGGATCGCGCAGCCGCGCCCTTTCCTGGCCACCATCGCCAAGCGCCTGCTGGCCAACCACTGCCGGCGCGAAGAGCTGGAACGGGCCTACCTCGACGCCCTGCTGCACCAGCCGCAGGCGAGCACACCGTCGCCGGAAGCGATGTCCATCCTGCTCGAATCGCTGCAGCTGGTCGACCGCGCGCTGGACCAGCTGTCCGCCAAGGCCAGGGCCGCCTTCCTGCTGGCCCACCTGGACGGCATGACCTACGCCGAGATCGCCGCCGAACTGGGCACCACCACGCATTCCGTCAAAAAATACCTGAGCAAGGCCAATCTGCTGTGTTTTTTTGCCGTGCCCGATTTTGCCGCATCCTGA
- a CDS encoding methyltransferase, with amino-acid sequence MSDTSSPTVHPQIHWSENGAEHAARWRSESGMPPPKRVVIADDRTTADQAYRLACEGTAMLWRGDFQNARQLLQALARRADHKNDKPSKKAKAAKLAKPEPSATEAFHLHRQAQSQRARTLAMLLLPFDADYTIPLRRAPDVKLACNEAYGRGEEPFIASLRELLGLIGAHEWRRTGVELPALGQRIHPHYGVFAPIRGEYVGLVAEAPLPARASLAFDIGTGTGVLAAVLAQRGVQRIVATDQDPRALSCARENLARLDVIDKVEVVQADLFPTGRAPLVVCNPPWLPARPSSPIEYAVYDPDSRMLRGFLAGLADHLEPAGEGWLILSDLAEHLGLRPRAQLLEWIAQAGLKVVDRLDVKPTHPRAQDATDSLHAARSKEVTSLWRLAAA; translated from the coding sequence ATGTCCGACACCTCTTCACCTACCGTTCATCCGCAGATCCACTGGAGCGAAAACGGCGCCGAACACGCGGCCCGCTGGCGCTCGGAAAGCGGCATGCCGCCGCCCAAGCGCGTCGTCATCGCCGATGACCGCACGACGGCCGACCAGGCTTACCGCCTGGCCTGCGAAGGCACGGCCATGCTGTGGCGCGGCGACTTCCAGAACGCGCGCCAGCTGCTGCAGGCGCTGGCGCGGCGCGCCGACCACAAGAACGACAAACCGAGCAAAAAGGCCAAGGCCGCCAAGCTGGCCAAGCCGGAACCGTCCGCCACGGAAGCCTTCCATTTGCACCGCCAGGCCCAGTCGCAACGCGCCCGCACCCTGGCCATGCTGCTGCTGCCTTTCGACGCCGACTACACGATCCCGCTGCGCCGCGCGCCGGACGTGAAACTGGCGTGCAATGAAGCGTATGGCCGCGGCGAAGAACCGTTTATCGCCTCCTTGCGCGAACTGCTGGGCCTGATCGGCGCGCACGAATGGCGCCGCACGGGCGTGGAACTGCCGGCCCTGGGCCAGCGCATCCATCCGCATTACGGCGTGTTCGCGCCGATCCGCGGCGAATACGTGGGCCTGGTGGCGGAAGCGCCGCTGCCCGCGCGCGCCAGCCTGGCCTTCGACATCGGCACCGGCACGGGCGTGCTGGCCGCCGTGCTGGCGCAACGCGGCGTGCAGCGCATCGTCGCCACCGACCAGGACCCGCGTGCCCTGTCCTGCGCGCGCGAAAACCTGGCCCGCCTCGATGTGATCGACAAGGTCGAGGTGGTGCAGGCCGACCTGTTCCCCACCGGCCGCGCGCCGCTCGTCGTGTGCAATCCGCCCTGGCTGCCGGCCCGCCCCAGCTCGCCGATCGAATACGCCGTCTACGATCCGGACAGCCGCATGCTGCGCGGTTTCCTCGCCGGCCTGGCCGACCACCTGGAGCCAGCCGGCGAAGGCTGGCTGATTCTGTCGGACCTGGCCGAGCACCTGGGCCTGCGCCCGCGCGCGCAATTGCTCGAGTGGATAGCGCAAGCGGGCTTGAAGGTCGTCGACCGCCTGGACGTGAAACCGACGCACCCGCGCGCACAGGACGCCACGGACAGCCTGCATGCGGCCCGCTCGAAGGAAGTCACCTCGCTGTGGCGCCTGGCGGCGGCGTAA
- a CDS encoding AAA family ATPase, translating to MKILNISGKNLASLAGEFEVDFQQEPLASSGLFAISGPTGAGKSTLLDALCLALYDATPRLLKVLGRGSALPDVGKETVSAQDTRTLLRRGTPDGYAQVDFVGNDGASYRARWSVRRSRTKAEGALQATAMSLHQLPALQPIGGTKTEVKEEIEKRIGLSFDQFTRAVLLAQNEFSTFLKTEDNERGELLETLTGSSIYTDISMRAFERAKKEKQILERLGEKLADQRPLSPEERAETAALGVAAEAALQHIDVRKAVLELQQRWHQETHKLQTQVTAAQQALDSADAERAAAEERRAALAQWELLQPARPLVDDVARLANDIASTGAALEASRAQAAQAVASEAQLAQAAQLAAADLLAKEAAQHDAAPLLDQAKALDAGIAAHLPAHEQARQAAQGADQANEAARAALLALQQRQHAAQAEQEAGRQWLAAHQQWQALAQSWQLWDQLFAQAGQAAAQADAADASIAASARQVSQALDTTQAAQAALAGAAAALALRDAERREALAAMQAIDGQGLQEQRGQLEAHARILSSAEKTWSELARQQQALAHWQAKAAQLEQAAQTESTALAAEAAQTALLEARLAQAEKSLKGAEAACAASVEQLRANLQDDLPCPVCGALEHPYSHADHALQAMLASLQDDVLACRTQARGNLERLATHKAALAATAREQAQTDAELAALPSVIDSLNAQWQPHAETLQLPPEDARADWFARQLAANAAGLQALAQQETALRQAGARREQAQAAHELASSDHARCTGAVADAQARLAQLQAQQAGNADKGELARAALDTLLAQLDGAFADADGAEGWKDSWRAGPADFRAARESESRQWLKQQADQDDRGHALATLAAQLEAALLAAGKAQQAALQAHAAFAAADKQLTALQAQRNALWQGQGVAEVERALAGAITATRELLARQQTAAQSASQERARVDEACAQLAQRLAALREQEHGATAALHDWLRQFQQLHPAHAPATPDELRARLAIAPDAMRAERDALQVIADRHTAAVSVLAERRRQLAAHVQQPPEALEMDVAALQAALDALLLERQAANEEATRLRLAIAQDDARRHSAQAMLAQIEAQAVIERRWASLNELIGSADGKKFRNYAQQFTLEVLLGYANAHLQHLARRYQLERIDNPNNPSLGLMVRDQDMGGELRSVHSLSGGESFLVSLALALGLASLSSNRVRVESLFIDEGFGSLDTETLRVAMDALDGLQAMGRKVGVISHVQEMTERIATRILVQPGSGGKSVVTVR from the coding sequence ATGAAAATACTGAACATCAGCGGCAAGAACCTGGCTTCGCTGGCCGGCGAATTTGAAGTCGACTTCCAGCAGGAGCCGCTGGCGTCTTCCGGCCTGTTCGCCATCAGCGGCCCCACGGGCGCGGGCAAGAGCACCCTGCTCGACGCCCTGTGCCTGGCCCTGTACGACGCCACGCCCCGTTTGCTGAAAGTGCTGGGACGGGGTAGCGCGCTGCCCGACGTGGGCAAGGAAACCGTCAGCGCCCAGGATACGCGCACCCTGCTGCGCCGCGGCACGCCGGACGGTTACGCGCAAGTGGACTTTGTCGGCAACGACGGCGCAAGCTACCGCGCGCGCTGGAGCGTGCGCCGCTCGCGCACCAAGGCGGAAGGCGCGCTGCAGGCGACCGCCATGAGCTTGCACCAGCTGCCCGCGCTGCAGCCCATCGGCGGCACCAAGACGGAAGTCAAGGAAGAGATCGAAAAGCGCATCGGCCTGTCGTTCGACCAGTTTACGCGCGCCGTACTGCTGGCGCAAAACGAGTTTTCCACCTTCCTCAAGACGGAAGACAATGAACGGGGCGAATTGCTGGAAACCCTGACCGGCAGCAGCATCTATACGGACATTTCCATGCGCGCCTTCGAGCGGGCGAAAAAGGAAAAACAAATCCTCGAACGCCTGGGCGAAAAACTGGCCGACCAGCGTCCCCTGTCGCCGGAAGAACGGGCCGAGACGGCAGCGCTGGGTGTAGCGGCCGAAGCGGCCCTGCAACACATCGACGTGCGCAAGGCCGTGCTGGAACTGCAGCAGCGCTGGCATCAGGAGACGCACAAGCTGCAAACCCAGGTGACGGCAGCGCAGCAAGCTTTGGACAGCGCGGATGCCGAACGGGCCGCCGCCGAAGAGCGCCGCGCGGCGCTGGCGCAGTGGGAATTGCTGCAGCCGGCGCGGCCCCTCGTCGACGACGTGGCGCGTCTGGCGAACGACATCGCCAGCACGGGCGCGGCCTTGGAAGCATCGCGCGCGCAGGCGGCGCAGGCCGTGGCCAGCGAAGCGCAACTGGCGCAGGCCGCGCAGCTGGCCGCAGCGGACTTGCTGGCGAAGGAAGCGGCGCAGCACGACGCGGCGCCCCTGCTCGACCAGGCCAAGGCGCTCGACGCCGGCATCGCAGCCCACTTGCCCGCGCATGAGCAGGCAAGGCAAGCGGCGCAAGGTGCCGACCAGGCCAACGAGGCGGCGCGCGCCGCGCTGCTGGCGCTGCAGCAGCGCCAACACGCCGCGCAGGCGGAACAGGAAGCGGGCCGCCAGTGGCTGGCAGCGCACCAGCAGTGGCAGGCGCTGGCGCAATCGTGGCAATTGTGGGATCAATTGTTTGCCCAGGCCGGGCAAGCGGCCGCGCAAGCCGATGCGGCCGACGCCAGCATCGCCGCATCGGCACGGCAGGTAAGTCAGGCCCTTGACACAACGCAGGCGGCGCAAGCGGCGCTGGCCGGGGCCGCTGCCGCGCTGGCGCTGCGCGATGCCGAACGGCGCGAGGCGCTGGCGGCCATGCAAGCCATCGATGGCCAGGGGCTGCAGGAACAGCGCGGCCAGCTGGAGGCGCACGCGCGCATCTTGAGCAGCGCGGAAAAAACCTGGAGCGAACTGGCACGCCAGCAGCAGGCGCTGGCGCACTGGCAAGCGAAGGCGGCCCAGCTGGAGCAGGCCGCGCAAACGGAAAGCACGGCATTGGCGGCGGAAGCGGCGCAAACAGCGTTGCTGGAAGCGCGCCTGGCGCAGGCCGAAAAATCGTTGAAAGGTGCCGAAGCGGCATGCGCGGCCAGCGTGGAGCAGCTGCGGGCCAACTTGCAGGACGACCTCCCGTGCCCCGTCTGCGGCGCGCTGGAACACCCGTACAGCCACGCCGACCACGCCTTGCAGGCGATGCTGGCCAGCTTGCAGGATGACGTGCTGGCTTGCCGCACGCAAGCGCGCGGCAATCTGGAGCGGCTCGCCACGCACAAGGCGGCACTGGCCGCGACGGCGCGCGAACAGGCGCAAACGGATGCCGAACTGGCGGCCCTGCCATCCGTCATCGACAGCTTGAACGCACAGTGGCAGCCGCATGCGGAGACCTTGCAGCTGCCACCGGAAGACGCGCGCGCGGACTGGTTCGCGCGGCAGCTGGCGGCCAATGCGGCCGGCTTGCAGGCGCTGGCGCAACAGGAAACGGCGCTGCGCCAGGCCGGTGCGCGGCGCGAGCAGGCGCAGGCAGCGCACGAACTGGCGTCCAGCGACCACGCGCGCTGCACCGGCGCCGTCGCCGATGCGCAAGCGCGGCTGGCCCAGCTGCAGGCGCAGCAAGCGGGCAATGCCGACAAGGGCGAGTTGGCGCGCGCCGCGCTCGATACCCTGCTGGCGCAGCTCGATGGCGCATTTGCCGACGCCGATGGCGCCGAAGGGTGGAAAGACAGCTGGCGCGCCGGCCCGGCCGACTTCCGCGCCGCGCGTGAATCGGAAAGCCGGCAATGGCTGAAACAGCAGGCGGACCAGGACGACCGCGGCCACGCGCTGGCCACCCTGGCCGCGCAACTGGAAGCGGCGCTGCTGGCCGCCGGCAAGGCGCAGCAAGCGGCGCTGCAAGCCCACGCCGCCTTTGCCGCCGCCGACAAACAGTTGACGGCACTGCAGGCGCAGCGCAACGCGCTATGGCAAGGCCAGGGCGTGGCCGAAGTCGAGCGCGCGCTGGCGGGCGCCATCACGGCAACGAGGGAGCTGCTGGCGCGGCAGCAGACGGCGGCGCAGTCGGCCAGCCAGGAGCGCGCGCGCGTCGACGAAGCGTGCGCGCAGCTGGCGCAGCGCCTGGCCGCCTTGCGGGAACAGGAACACGGCGCCACGGCCGCCCTGCACGACTGGCTGCGCCAGTTCCAGCAGCTACACCCCGCCCACGCGCCCGCCACGCCGGACGAGCTGCGCGCGCGCCTGGCCATCGCGCCGGACGCCATGCGCGCCGAACGCGACGCCCTGCAAGTGATCGCCGACCGCCACACGGCGGCCGTTTCCGTGCTGGCCGAACGCAGGCGGCAGCTGGCCGCGCACGTACAGCAGCCGCCCGAGGCGCTGGAAATGGACGTGGCCGCGCTGCAGGCGGCGCTGGACGCCCTGCTGCTGGAACGCCAGGCCGCCAACGAGGAAGCGACGCGCTTGCGCCTGGCCATCGCGCAGGACGACGCCAGGCGCCACAGCGCGCAAGCGATGCTGGCGCAGATCGAGGCGCAAGCCGTCATCGAGCGGCGCTGGGCCAGCCTGAATGAATTGATCGGCTCGGCCGACGGCAAGAAATTCCGCAATTACGCGCAGCAATTCACCCTGGAAGTGCTGCTCGGCTATGCCAACGCGCATTTGCAGCACCTGGCGCGCCGCTACCAATTGGAACGCATCGACAACCCGAACAATCCCTCGCTGGGCCTGATGGTGCGCGACCAGGACATGGGCGGCGAGCTGCGCTCCGTGCACTCGCTGTCGGGCGGCGAATCGTTCCTCGTCTCGCTGGCGCTGGCGCTGGGCCTGGCCTCGCTGTCCTCGAACCGCGTGCGCGTGGAATCGCTGTTCATCGACGAAGGCTTCGGCAGCCTGGACACGGAAACCCTGCGCGTGGCCATGGATGCGCTCGACGGCTTGCAAGCGATGGGCCGCAAGGTGGGCGTCATCTCGCACGTACAGGAAATGACGGAGCGCATCGCCACCCGCATCCTCGTGCAGCCCGGCTCCGGCGGCAAGAGCGTGGTGACGGTACGTTAG
- a CDS encoding exonuclease SbcCD subunit D C-terminal domain-containing protein produces MRLLHTSDWHLGQTLHNFERGYEHQRFLDWLLDTLVAEQADVLLVAGDVFDNANPSAASQKQLYVFLQQARARLPALQLVVVAGNHDSAGRLEAPGPLLAAHGTHVIGHLLRDEAGNIDLERLLLPLAGSDGQVQAWCLAVPFLRPGDVPKLPAGDTQDAYLGGIALLYRQLADLALARRQPGQAILAMGHCHMVGGEMSNDSERRIVIGGTEMLPSGIFDAAIAYAALGHLHKAQAVGGQERIRYCGSPIPLSFAEVHYRHQVLCLDIDGEALQSVRAIEVPRAVPLLRVPATPAPIHEVLAQLAALDVPDAPAEAQPFLEVRVRLDAPEPGLRTRIEAALDGKPVRLAKIETSSAARGSAPENLTLDQLGQLQPDDIFRRLYLQKYGKEAPPEQLSALAELLLPGA; encoded by the coding sequence ATGCGCCTGCTGCACACTTCCGACTGGCATCTGGGCCAGACCCTGCACAATTTTGAAAGGGGCTACGAGCACCAGCGCTTCCTCGACTGGCTGCTCGACACGCTCGTGGCCGAACAGGCCGACGTGCTGCTCGTCGCCGGCGACGTGTTCGACAACGCCAACCCGTCGGCCGCCTCGCAAAAGCAGTTGTACGTGTTCCTGCAGCAGGCGCGCGCGCGCCTGCCTGCGCTGCAACTGGTCGTCGTCGCCGGCAACCACGATTCGGCCGGACGCCTCGAAGCGCCCGGCCCCCTGCTGGCCGCGCACGGCACGCACGTGATCGGCCATCTGCTGCGCGACGAGGCAGGCAATATCGACCTGGAACGCCTGCTGCTGCCGCTCGCCGGCAGCGACGGGCAAGTGCAGGCATGGTGCCTGGCCGTGCCCTTTCTGCGTCCCGGCGACGTGCCGAAACTGCCGGCCGGCGACACGCAGGACGCCTACCTGGGCGGCATCGCCCTGCTGTACCGCCAGCTGGCGGACCTGGCGCTGGCGCGCCGCCAGCCCGGGCAAGCCATCCTTGCCATGGGCCACTGCCACATGGTGGGCGGCGAAATGTCGAACGATTCCGAGCGCCGCATCGTCATCGGCGGCACGGAGATGCTGCCGTCGGGGATTTTCGATGCCGCCATCGCCTATGCGGCACTGGGCCATCTGCACAAGGCGCAGGCCGTGGGTGGCCAGGAACGCATCCGCTACTGCGGCAGCCCGATTCCCCTGTCGTTCGCGGAAGTACACTACCGCCACCAGGTGCTGTGCCTCGACATCGACGGCGAGGCGCTGCAGTCCGTGCGCGCCATCGAAGTGCCGCGCGCCGTGCCCCTGCTGCGCGTGCCCGCCACGCCGGCGCCCATCCACGAAGTGCTGGCGCAGCTGGCCGCTCTCGACGTGCCCGATGCGCCAGCGGAAGCGCAACCCTTCCTGGAAGTGCGCGTGCGCCTCGACGCGCCGGAACCTGGCCTGCGCACGCGCATCGAAGCGGCGCTCGACGGCAAGCCCGTGCGTCTGGCGAAGATAGAAACGTCGAGCGCCGCGCGCGGCAGCGCGCCCGAGAACCTGACGCTCGACCAGCTAGGCCAGCTGCAGCCCGATGACATCTTCCGCCGCCTGTACCTGCAAAAATACGGCAAGGAAGCACCACCCGAACAACTGTCGGCCCTGGCCGAACTGCTGCTGCCCGGCGCGTGA
- a CDS encoding PAS domain-containing protein, translated as MRKAADFGYHARHAAPPFFHESSLQAPVIAITRPLQRLARRLYRISLVPLSALILLLALWAAVYYQVGQERANAVRDAVAVSQSLARTLADHTGFTLRQTDHATQLFKLKYEETGGSLRLNEFTRRQGLLDSVLPSKLELPIALVDAQGNVIDSAHAYLPENLATQAFFKSLAANASDTVLVDTPMLDAEGKRWTIRLARRLNDARGRFAGAIVIHVDPTYFVDDYDRLNLDEQGALMLVARDSGLTAGRIGEQLILSDRIDFRMPGPPQHAAEELLIEPPVDATPRIYSYRELPRYPLLAVVGVSRAAALARFEHRRLLYVGALLAASVLIAGFTTLLMRQSARLRRSIRQATETQALLRAAHHGSLDSVLLLKAWRPAPGKPVEDFIFADINERAADMLGKPRSELLGQRVLQHMPLLRGERFFQRFVLVMETRQPLEDEFELTLASGATRWLRHQVVPITDGVAVTSRDISARKHDELALQDNRSFLQSLIDHLPVLVYVKSARPENFGQMEVWNKAAEDITGHLAADVIGKTDCQAFPPDFGLHDAEDDRAILAEHGVIDHTEKPLRLADGSLRYLRAVSVPVFDERQQIEHILCIAEDISQRRQQELELRQKQAELAAVNDASPLGLVRLDRQRRCTYVNRTFESITGLPRAAALGAGWTSALHPDDYPLMHVALEQLTRSHAPFQSTLRYLQRDGRLVWVSVKIAPILIDGKIEGYVGTLDDITTLRESEVALLESEARLRTIADTLPAMIAYIDADQVYRFLNIAYEREFGLTGRHALGKRVRETVGEARYRTVAPYIERVLAGETLSFEEEDDKEGIERCMEVIYIPQIGEDKLQVVGFHVMRQDITVQKREKQRLLKLAQVDALTGLSNRAGFQQKLSDAMHASRQQQHLMAVMYMDIDRFKPVNDTHGHGTGDALLRAFAQRLTHTMRATDIIARLGGDEFTIIMEQITRPDDAAVLAEKIVTAMRQPFELDGITVRISASIGLAFYRDEDISPAALLQRADVLLYKAKQDGRNTYRAGALTA; from the coding sequence ATGCGCAAGGCAGCCGATTTCGGCTATCATGCGCGCCACGCCGCCCCTCCCTTTTTCCATGAATCCAGCCTGCAAGCGCCCGTGATAGCGATAACGAGACCCCTGCAACGCCTTGCCCGCCGCCTGTACCGCATCAGTCTGGTGCCCCTGTCCGCGCTCATCCTGCTGCTGGCGCTGTGGGCAGCCGTCTACTATCAGGTGGGCCAGGAGCGCGCCAATGCCGTGCGCGACGCCGTCGCCGTCAGCCAGTCGCTGGCGCGCACCCTGGCCGACCATACCGGTTTCACCCTGCGCCAGACGGACCACGCCACGCAGCTGTTCAAGCTCAAATACGAGGAAACGGGCGGCAGCCTGCGCCTCAATGAATTCACGCGCCGCCAGGGCTTGCTCGACAGCGTGCTGCCATCGAAGCTGGAGCTGCCGATCGCCCTCGTCGACGCGCAGGGCAACGTCATCGACAGCGCCCATGCCTATCTGCCGGAAAACCTGGCCACGCAGGCATTTTTCAAGTCGCTGGCCGCCAATGCGTCCGACACGGTCCTGGTCGATACGCCGATGCTCGACGCGGAGGGCAAGCGCTGGACCATCCGCCTGGCGCGCCGCCTGAACGATGCGCGCGGCCGCTTCGCCGGCGCCATCGTCATCCACGTCGACCCCACGTATTTTGTCGACGACTACGACCGCCTGAACCTCGATGAACAGGGCGCGCTGATGCTGGTGGCGCGCGACAGCGGCCTGACGGCGGGGCGCATCGGCGAGCAACTGATCCTCAGCGACCGCATCGACTTCCGCATGCCGGGTCCGCCGCAGCACGCCGCCGAGGAACTGCTGATCGAGCCGCCCGTCGACGCGACGCCGCGCATCTACAGCTACCGCGAGCTGCCGCGCTATCCGCTGCTGGCGGTGGTGGGCGTGAGCCGCGCCGCCGCCCTGGCCCGCTTCGAACACCGCCGCCTGTTGTATGTGGGCGCGCTGCTCGCCGCCAGCGTGCTCATTGCCGGCTTTACGACCCTGCTGATGCGCCAGAGCGCGCGCCTGCGCCGCAGCATCCGCCAGGCGACGGAAACGCAGGCGCTGCTGCGCGCGGCGCACCACGGCAGCCTCGACTCGGTGCTGCTGCTGAAAGCCTGGCGCCCCGCCCCGGGCAAACCGGTGGAAGACTTCATTTTCGCCGACATCAACGAGCGGGCCGCCGACATGCTGGGCAAGCCGCGCTCCGAACTGCTGGGCCAGCGCGTGCTGCAGCACATGCCGCTGCTGCGCGGCGAGCGTTTCTTCCAGCGCTTCGTGCTGGTGATGGAAACGCGCCAGCCGCTGGAAGATGAATTCGAGCTGACCCTGGCCTCGGGCGCCACGCGCTGGCTGCGCCACCAGGTGGTGCCGATCACCGACGGCGTGGCCGTCACCTCGCGCGACATCAGCGCGCGCAAGCACGACGAACTGGCGCTGCAGGACAACCGCAGCTTCCTGCAGTCGCTGATCGACCATCTGCCCGTGCTCGTCTACGTGAAAAGCGCGCGCCCGGAAAACTTCGGCCAGATGGAAGTGTGGAACAAGGCGGCCGAGGACATCACCGGCCACCTGGCCGCCGACGTCATCGGCAAGACCGATTGCCAGGCCTTCCCGCCCGACTTCGGCCTGCACGACGCCGAGGACGACCGCGCCATCCTGGCCGAGCATGGCGTCATCGACCATACGGAAAAGCCGCTGCGCCTGGCGGACGGCAGCCTGCGCTACCTGCGCGCCGTCTCCGTGCCCGTGTTCGACGAACGCCAGCAGATCGAACATATCCTGTGCATCGCCGAGGATATCTCGCAGCGCCGCCAGCAGGAGCTGGAACTGCGCCAGAAACAGGCCGAGCTGGCCGCCGTCAACGATGCCTCGCCACTGGGACTGGTGCGCCTGGACCGCCAGCGCCGCTGCACCTACGTCAACCGCACCTTCGAATCGATCACGGGCCTGCCGCGCGCGGCCGCCCTGGGCGCCGGCTGGACCAGCGCCCTGCACCCGGACGACTATCCGCTGATGCACGTGGCGCTGGAACAGCTCACGCGCAGCCATGCGCCGTTCCAGTCCACCCTGCGCTACCTGCAGCGCGACGGCAGGCTGGTATGGGTCTCCGTCAAAATTGCCCCCATCCTCATCGACGGCAAGATCGAAGGCTACGTGGGGACCCTGGACGACATCACCACCTTGCGCGAATCGGAAGTGGCGCTGCTGGAAAGCGAAGCGCGCCTGCGCACCATCGCCGACACCTTGCCGGCCATGATCGCCTACATCGACGCCGACCAGGTCTACCGCTTCCTGAACATCGCCTATGAACGCGAATTCGGCCTGACGGGCCGCCATGCACTGGGCAAGCGCGTGCGCGAGACAGTGGGCGAGGCGCGCTACCGCACGGTGGCGCCGTATATCGAAAGAGTGCTGGCCGGCGAAACCCTCAGCTTCGAGGAAGAGGACGACAAGGAAGGCATCGAGCGCTGCATGGAAGTGATCTACATCCCGCAGATCGGCGAAGACAAGCTGCAGGTGGTGGGCTTTCACGTGATGCGCCAGGATATCACCGTGCAAAAGCGCGAGAAACAGCGCCTGCTGAAGCTGGCCCAGGTCGATGCGCTCACGGGCCTGTCGAACCGCGCCGGTTTCCAGCAAAAACTCAGCGACGCCATGCACGCGAGCCGCCAGCAGCAGCACCTGATGGCCGTCATGTACATGGATATCGACCGCTTCAAGCCCGTCAACGACACGCACGGCCACGGCACGGGCGACGCCCTGCTGCGCGCCTTCGCCCAGCGCCTGACGCACACCATGCGCGCCACCGACATCATCGCCCGCCTGGGCGGCGACGAATTCACCATCATCATGGAACAGATCACCCGGCCAGACGACGCGGCCGTGCTGGCGGAAAAAATCGTCACCGCCATGCGGCAGCCGTTCGAACTCGACGGCATCACCGTGCGCATTTCCGCCAGCATCGGCCTGGCCTTCTACCGCGACGAAGACATCTCGCCCGCCGCACTGCTGCAGCGGGCCGACGTGCTGCTGTACAAGGCCAAGCAGGATGGGCGCAATACATACAGAGCTGGCGCATTGACGGCTTGA